A DNA window from Syngnathus typhle isolate RoL2023-S1 ecotype Sweden linkage group LG2, RoL_Styp_1.0, whole genome shotgun sequence contains the following coding sequences:
- the LOC133150024 gene encoding methyl-CpG-binding domain protein 5-like isoform X2: MNGGKDCEAGEERQAAPVQVPIGWQRVREHGGILYVSPSGSVLSSLDQVKNYLLTDGTCKCGLECPLVLHKVFNFDPGAMVKQRTAEDVKSDEDVTKLCIHKRKLLAVATLHKSMESHPPLTLSGPVRGTPAVSHSASHRAIRTVAHDVLVSAAGPDCKNPYKMAMAAGHQQQMFPPQEMGGGQQAELCAGYSRLQRLPGGDPGPKSPYRLGYGGMLSPPISGTKHCGDGSQSPRADTLASPEAFRRSSSCAFPGAGSPSSASIHANSRTPLSPPSMMLHGSPASQAACAMARRTSTPLSPTATAKSPVMNNMPRGNFPYAMDVPAAAFHHKAHAVPPPPPPPSVPPSCVLQKRQLMSEKDPLGILDPIPSKAPSQPPANAPNFQPNIHTQVSMMNVNIPPPASVPLPSNLPLPTVKPGPVGHGGQVPRTQQSAPASSVPPSPVTSPVHMAGSALGRAEASPHRSRSSSTSSEHGNFAVPSGHQAACGALKVPPRSPRSAMGSPRPAMPPSPSGNRNDSIHQYRDPQLLGALQHSNAAAATYSPTSSSSSLPSPSASQKGQAGLLRMPLNQILNQQNAASFPASSLLSAAAKAQLAHQNKHGTPGAAAAAAAALAGGGANGGGGHPGSTSAHPGLEGHSTLNSMLPPNFTMLLNCPEGQSGRAALRDKLMAQQRDPIRKRRQPSGNASVNHDANMGYGTLSKANMGAPQMAAEQARKAGRLGNLPPNASMAQLLQSMSSQSSHNMGHHPGLSPGPSPQGAPQLHYNDSTAKVPQQNVMGQQRLRVQADGMQSCPGMDAAGGQLGSRQGQFPDMMSQMEAAALNNCGPRGSTAGLVAPDGRPLGRPHTNPPPLSHSGPHPSQHNLHHRVGQTNMAVMATGDGSCTKNMSDTGSSSSLGPQPHVNRGRLYMQQGGAYQTQQHFSDNNPPYADGGNANLDSVGCRYQMYQQGVMAHPQFSEGQPRQSECLPAGAPGRGSESVDAIYRAVVDAASKGMPVTITTATMSGSTQASPVPALSAMSAFTASIGEPGKLPHGVAAPVHGEGEVLSQQARSRQLRPAEGQKNADAGKSTPEANDYFRGTPRGQWDGGGWGAEEFLECSTQVRSSPRMERAAPPCVTNGSNDHSVTLSHGKTFLDDGYRFSNCSRTPANYKERLEQTVERCAHMNGSAPLFSSRGYADLLGGPRQDSAADDQSPGSSTSLEGPLAGAKDYGHYNGHLNGTTPSPSDTKSLSSEEDLRQPDSPSSELLHYRSGTFNMGELVWGQLKGFPPWPAKLAGDEQVHGAPLQLRDQPKVEPDKLKTLTHDLEALDRAAKRGLKPGKLNNHLEAAIHEAMSELDKMSGTIPSRDRQVKMPKPKRRKISR; the protein is encoded by the exons ATGAATGGCGGAAAGGACTGTGAGGCGGGCGAAGAGAGGCAGGCCGCCCCTGTCCAAGTCCCCATCGGCTGGCAGCGCGTGAGGGAGCACGGCGGCATCTTGTATGTCAG TCCCAGTGGCTCTGTGCTCTCCAGTTTGGATCAGGTGAAGAACTACCTTCTGACGGACGGGACCTGCAAATGTGGTCTGGAATGCCCGCTCGTCCTCCACAAG GTGTTCAACTTTGACCCGGGAGCTATGGTCAAGCAGAGGACAGCGGAGGACGTCAAGTCGGACGAGGACGTCACCAAGCTGTGTATTCACAAGAGGAAACTTCTGGCTGTGGCTACGCTGCACAAGAGCATGGAGAGTCACCCTCCTCTCACTCTGAGCGGCCCTGTCAGAG GTACGCCGGCCGTGTCGCATTCCGCGAGTCATCGAGCAATAAGGACGGTAGCCCACGATGTCCTGGTTAGCGCCGCCGGGCCAGACTGCAAGAATCCTTACAAGATGGCGATGGCGGCCGGCCACCAGCAGCAGATGTTTCCACCTCAGGAGATGGGCGGAGGGCAGCAGGCGGAGCTCTGCGCCGGCTACTCCAGGCTGCAGAGGTTGCCCGGCGGCGACCCGGGCCCCAAATCCCCTTACCGGCTCGGCTACGGAGGCATGTTGAGCCCACCCATCTCCGGCACCAAACATTGCGGCGATGGCTCGCAGTCGCCCCGCGCGGACACGCTGGCTAGCCCGGAGGCCTTTCGAAGAAGCAGTTCCTGCGCATTTCCGGGCGCAGGCAGTCCCAGCTCGGCTTCCATCCACGCCAACTCCAGAACGCCTCTTTCCCCACCGAGCATGATGCTCCACGGCTCCCCTGCGAGCCAAGCAGCCTGTGCCATGGCGAGAAGGACTAGCACGCCGCTCTCGCCCACAGCCACTGCCAAAAGCCCCGTCATGAACAATATGCCCCGCGGGAACTTCCCCTATGCCATGGACGTGCCCGCTGCAGCCTTCCACCATAAAGCGCATGCCGTACCGCCACCTCCGCCTCCTCCCTCTGTGCCACCCTCCTGCGTCCTGCAAAAGAGGCAATTGATGTCTGAAAAAGACCCCTTGGGTATCCTGGACCCGATCCCCAGCAAGGCTCCTAGCCAGCCCCCAGCCAACGCCCCAAACTTCCAGCCTAACATCCACACTCAGGTATCAATGATGAATGTAAACATCCCCCCTCCTGCCAGTGTCCCTTTGCCAAGTAACTTACCCTTGCCCACCGTCAAGCCCGGGCCCGTGGGCCACGGCGGCCAAGTTCCGAGGACTCAACAGAGCGCTCCGGCTTCGTCCGTGCCGCCGTCCCCGGTCACCTCCCCGGTTCACATGGCGGGATCGGCCCTGGGGCGAGCGGAAGCTTCGCCCCATCGCTCGCGCTCGTCGTCAACCTCCTCCGAGCACGGGAACTTTGCCGTGCCGTCGGGGCATCAGGCCGCATGCGGCGCCTTGAAGGTCCCCCCTCGGTCCCCGAGATCGGCCATGGGCTCCCCCAGGCCGGCTATGCCCCCCAGCCCTTCCGGCAACAGGAATGACTCCATCCATCAGTACCGAGATCCCCAGCTGCTTGGCGCCCTTCAGCACagcaacgccgccgccgccacgtacTCTCcgacctcctcctcttcctccttgccCTCACCTAGCGCTTCCCAGAAGGGCCAGGCAGGACTGCTGAGGATGCCCCTCAACCAGATTCTCAACCAACAGAATGCTGCCTCCTTCCCAGCCAGCAGTCTCCTGTCAGCAGCAGCCAAAGCACAGCTAGCACATCAAAACAAACACGGCACTCccggtgcggcggcggcggcagcggctgcTCTAGCGGGTGGCGGGGCAAACGGAGGCGGCGGGCACCCTGGCTCCACCAGCGCTCATCCCGGCCTGGAAGGACACAGCACTTTAAACTCCATGCTCCCGCCTAACTTCACCATGCTGCTCAACTGCCCCGAGGGTCAGAGCGGTCGAGCGGCTCTCCGAGACAAGCTGATGGCTCAGCAGAGGGACCCCATACGCAAACGAAGGCAACCGTCGGGCAACGCCTCGGTCAACCACGACGCCAACATGGGCTACGGCACACTCAGCAAAGCTAACATGGGGGCGCCGCAGATGGCAGCAGAGCAGGCGCGAAAGGCCGGTCGTCTCGGAAACCTCCCGCCCAACGCCTCCATGGCCCAACTCCTCCAGTCCATGAGCAGCCAGAGCTCCCACAACATGGGCCACCACCCCGGCCTCAGCCCAGGACCGTCTCCTCAAGGAGCCCCTCAGCTCCACTACAACGACTCCACGGCCAAGGTCCCCCAGCAGAACGTCATGGGCCAGCAGAGGCTTCGGGTCCAAGCGGACGGCATGCAGAGTTGTCCCGGCATGGATGCCGCAGGAGGTCAGTTGGGCTCGCGGCAGGGTCAGTTTCCCGACATGATGTCCCAGATGGAGGCCGCCGCCTTAAATAACTGTGGGCCTCGAGGTTCCACCGCTGGACTCGTCGCCCCCGACGGCAGGCCGCTCGGACGCCCGCACACCAATCCCCCGCCGCTATCCCATTCCGGGCCTCACCCCTCGCAGCACAACCTCCATCATAGAGTAGGACAGACTAACATGGCGGTAATGGCGACCGGAGATGGAAGTTGTACAAAGAACATGTCTGACACAG GAAGCTCGTCTTCCCTCGGCCCGCAGCCTCACGTCAACCGAGGACGCCTGTACATGCAGCAGGGCGGGGCCTACCAGACTCAGCAGCACTTCTCCGACAACAACCCGCCTTACGCAGACGGCGGCAACGCCAACCTTGACTCCGTGGGTTGCCGCTACCAGATGTACCAG CAGGGGGTGATGGCGCACCCGCAGTTTAGCGAGGGGCAGCCGCGCCAGAGCGAATGCTTACCGGCCGGAGCCCCCGGCAGAGGCTCGGAGTCCGTGGACGCCATCTACAGGGCTGTGGTGGATGCCGCCAGTAAGGGGATGCCAGTAACCATCACCACCGCCACGATGAGCGGGAGCACACAGGCCAGCCCCGTGCCTGCCCTCAGCGCCATGAGTGCCTTCACCGCCTCCATCGGGGAGCCCGGCAAGCTCCCCCACGGGGTCGCCGCGCCGGTGCACGGAGAAGGGGAGGTTTTGTCGCAGCAGGCCAGAAGCAGGCAGCTCAGGCCGGCGGAAGGCCAAAAGAACGCCGACGCGGGCAAGAGCACCCCGGAGGCCAACGACTACTTCCGCGGAACTCCGAGGGGACAGTGGGACGGTGGCGGTTGGGGTGCAGAAGAGTTCCTAGAGTGCTCCACGCAGGTGAGGAGCAGCCCCCGCATGGAGCGAGCCGCCCCACCCTGCGTCACCAATGGCTCCAACGACCACAGCGTGACCTTGTCCCACGGCAAGACCTTCCTGGACGACGGCTACCGCTTCAGCAACTGCAGCCGGACACCCGCTAACTACAAGGAGCGTCTGGAGCAGACGGTGGAACGTTGCGCTCACATGAACGGCTCCGCCCCGCTCTTCAGCAGCCGGGGCTACGCAGACCTTCTGGGAGGCCCTCGGCAGGACTCGGCGGCCGACGACCAGTCTCCCGGCTCGTCCACGAGCCTCGAGGGCCCGCTAGCCGGCGCCAAAGACTACGGCCACTACAACGGCCACTTGAACGGGACGACGCCGAGCCCCTCGGACACCAAGAGCCTGAGCAGCGAGGAAGACCTGCGGCAGCCCGACTCGCCTTCCTCGGAGCTGCTCCATTACCGCTCGGGGACCTTCAACATGGGAGAGCTGGTGTGGGGCCAGCTGAAGGGCTTCCCCCCCTGGCCGGCCAAGCTGGCGGGGGACGAACAGGTCCACGGCGCTCCCCTGCAACTGCGAGATCAACCCAAG GTTGAGCCAGACAAGCTCAAAACTTTAACGCACGACTTGGAGGCGCTCGACAGAGCTGCCAAAAGAGGCTTGAA GCCGGGGAAGCTGAATAATCACTTGGAAGCTGCTATCCACGAGGCCATGAGCGAGCTGGACAAAATGTCGGGCACG ATCCCGTCAAGAGATCGACAGGTGAAGATGCCCAAGCCCAAAAGGAGGAAGATCTCCAGATAG